GTGCCCCAGCGCACGCCGCTCGCTATGACTCTTCATTTTTCTCCCCCGAGCCGAGGCTTGCACACCGCCCCTTTTTCTTCTCAACCAACCTTAACCGCCGGCCAGGCCGCGCCCCTTGACTGACGGGAAAATTCGGCCAATGGAAATAGGGCAACAGACCCGGGCCCGGCACTTCTCGCCAATGGGAAGAAAGGGAGGCGGGTCTCAGAGCGTCACGGTTCGGGTGCGCGGCGGGGAAGTCAGGAAGGAGGTGGTGTAGGGAATCGTTGCGTCTGGCGGGGTGTTCTCGTCAGCCGGCGCCATGGTGaggcctgcgggggggggggtgtcttctgGGGGGAGCGGCACCCGcggctggagggggggggggaggggcgctccTTGGGGGGCACCCGggtctggagggggaggggcgctcCTTGGGGGCACCCGggtctggagggggaggggcgctcCTTGGGGGCACCCGCGGCTGGAGCGGGAGCCCCCGGGAGAGCCGGGCTGGAGGGGGACCCCCCCGAAGGATCCGGGTCTGAGAGCACGGGGGTGTCtctctggaggggcagggggcgcaCCCCAGGGATACCCGGCTCTGCAGGCGGGTTGGGGCTGCCCCCTGGGAAACCGGGGGTCGGAGTCGGGGGGGACCCGAGGAGAAGGGAGCGACGTTCGCTTAAATGTCGGGGAGAGGCCTGAGCGCTGGGACTTGGAGCCTCTggtgttgggctggggctggtcgggtgtggggggctggcggccctgtttgggtgtggggggcccTAGTGGTGGCCGTCCTGGAGTGTTTAGccgcccagccctggctgtgttCTGGGACTCCTGAGTTCGTTTTCTCTCACCAGCAGTGACTGTTCCTTGGGTCTCGGGCAGGTCGTTAACCTTCGTTTAGGTGGAGATGAAGCTTCCCTGCTCAGCAATAGACCAAGGGGTCTGATGCGTGTAAATTGCTTTTGGATTCTGGACTGCAGGGTGGCGCAGCATCCGTGAAGCTGGTGCAGAGAACCCTGCCACTCTTGTTACTCgctgggcagggactgtctcttacccAGGGTTGACACGTGGCTTGGGTGTCATGGCTATGGTGCATGGTTCCAGTTGATACTAGTATTTGTAACATAACAGCACATACTGTCTCTCCAAAGGGATGCCCTCTGACCCAGGTCCTTTAGGGGGAATCCCCTCCACTCTGGCTCCCCCAGGAGGCACCCCCCACACCAGCatgttctccagatctgaagatgtgggtctgccccacaaaagctcatcacctaatatattattttgttagtctttaaagtgctatatgattcctggtttgttttgttagcacgTACTGTATATGTTCACTGAACCCTAAAATGATCTGTTGTGTGTTTTCATTTATAGTCTATTATGTCCTATAATGGTGGGGCTGTAATGGCCATGAAGGGGAAGAATTGTGTGGCCATTGCATCGGACAGACGGTTTGGAATTCAGGCTCAGATGGTGACCACAGACTTTCAGAAGATTTTCCCTATGGGAGATAGGCTTTATATtggactggctgggctggccactgATGTACAGACAGTGTAAGTGGAATCTTTTCTTGTGAACACTTGATATTCCTGGTCTCTAGGAAGGGAGTTTGTGTATATTTATACAAATGTTTACATCATATCTTTGTTTATTCATCCAGGTGTGGGGTGTCTGAATACCaggactttttttccttttctaaacCCCACTGCAGTCAGGCCTGTTGGGACTATTCTTGAACCACCCCAAAGGTCTTTAAGGAACATGCTTTCTCCGTTTTGCCAAAAACTAGCAACATTTGTTGTTGGCTAGAGAGGGCtctgcttttaaaagaagaaaaggatCTGTGTTCCAAAATCAAAGCTGTGTCTGATTTCTTAAGAGATCATGGTAAATGAGAACCAGATGTCCACATTTGAAATGCATATGTGCATGCATTCTAAATTCACGTCTGCATCATGTATCCATCAGATGTTAATTTCTAGTAGCAAGTACTAACCACTGGGGAGGTGGCAGAGGTCCTGAAGGGCTGACTGGTGTGACTTAATATGGATTCTGATCTTGTCTGCAGTGCCCAGCGGCTGAAATTCAGGTTGAATCTCTATGAATTGAAGGAAGGCAGACAGATCAAGCCCCAAACTCTCATGAGCATGGTGGCCAACCTACTCTATGAGAAAAGGTAAATATCAAACAGCCATTCCACAGCTACCACTGAAATGTAGGCATAATTAATGGAGTTAAACTACAACTGCAGAGGAGTTGGGAAGCTAGAGAGTTCTCCTACAAAGACTAATTTTCCTAGCGTAGGCCAAGACACCTACCTGTATTGACTGTTATAGCTAAACTGAAGAGGAAAACTGCTGACCAGCACGTATGAATGGACTCGGAACAATACTTTGAGCCCAGTTCCACTATAGTTTCAGAAATGGTGCCGAACATGGCTTAGTCCTGCCTGTGTGTGTAGGGAAACTATATTGGTAGCTCAAATGATCAGCTGTGGTAAGACTTAATGGAGACATGACTATTGCATGGGTGTCTGACACAAGAGTTAAGAGCAAGGTCACTGAAACACATTATAACTGATACTCACTACAGAGATTGATAATTGACAGCATAGAACAGAAGAGTTTTGGACTGCAGTTGTGCCCCTGGAATTAGTTCGTTTGGGTCCAATGTTTAAGGAAAACTCTGTTGCCTCTTGATTCTCAGTATCACAAAGAAAAATTGCGCACTGTGTAATATTATGGCAATAAACAGGAAGATGCTGTCTTGAAATCCAAGTGTTTCTGACAATAGCCTTTTGCACAGAATATTAATCAGGGAGTTAAGTAAACCATTTACTTTTATGAGACACCGAAAAAGTTTGTTCCTTACAAATTGTGGCTTGCCTAACACCAGAGTCTGGAAATCCTAAACAACTTTGAAGCTTTTGACTTCTATAGGGAAGCAAATTATTTCAGTGCCTTTTTGTCACTGAAATATTGCTGAAATAAGAGTCCATTCACGGTTAGGAGGTACTGAAATATAGTAatgtctcaacattcatgagggttctgtattcagaacccttgtgaatgttggtATTTTTTGcaaatggtgggggagggaggatcaGAGTCCTGCAAAGCGGCAGTGTGGGGGCTTCCTGCCCTGGAACTCCAGGAAAGTGGTGGGGGCCAGCGctctgggccctggggaagctgtggcagctgccgacactcctggccctggagaaGCAAGGCCATTCATGAGTGTGGCACTCGCGAATGTCGAGACCATACTGTAGTTTGGAATTACCCTGTTAATAATTTGAAAGGCTCCTGACAGCAGAGTTGGAATACTTAAATACCTACCAAGTTAGAATTCTGCTGTTCTTCAAACTTCTGCACCCCCGTCTTTAGGCTGTTCTAACATATGCCTTGTTCACAGGTTTGGACCCTATTACACAGAGCCAGTAATTGCTGGACTGGACCCCCTAACGTATGAACCTTTCATCTGTTCTCTGGACCTGATTGGTTGTCCCATGATAACAGATGACTTTGTTGTGAGTGGCACCTGCTCAGAGCAGATGTATGGCATGTGTGAGTCCCTCTGGGAGCCTGACATGGTGAGTGAAGAGGTGGCAGGACATGTCTAGTGATTTAAATTCTAGGTAATTCTTGGATTTTTTAAATCCTTTGTTGAATGAGACAGAGTAAATTTAGGTTACTCATGTTGTATTATAATAATGCCTCTACCTAATGAAATGCTTTGAGACTACTGATGAAACCCCATATAAGCTAACGTTTATATTCACAAGCCCGTGAGATAGCAGAGCATTATTTCTTAAGTATTGGGACCTAAGGCATGAGGAGTCAAGTGATTTGTCCACAGTTACACAAGCAGTCTGTTTGGGGAGTCGCACCCAGCTCTCACACCTGCTGAGGGCTAGTACCATGGCAAACTTCTGCAAGACATATGCAGGATCCTAAGTCCCTCTTGAGGAGGGGTTGGTGGCGTCAGATTGCTAGTTCCACAAATTGTTCTGAAATGCAGCAGTTCAGCTGTCAATGACAACTAAGTCTTTCCCTTCCTCTTTCCTAAGGAGCCAGACCACCTGTTTGAAACTATCTCGCAGGCTATGCTGAATGCAGTGGACAGAGATGCTGTGTCTGGCATGGGTGTGATAGTGCATATAATGTAAGTGCATTGGAAAGAACTGTTGGAATTAAATACAGGGCCTTAAGTCAGTTGAGGAATGGCTACCAGGCTTGAAATCTGCCCTTCATAGGTTTGTctacatggccatgtctacattacctggaagatcgacctgttcagggtcaatcttccagcatTCAGTTTTGGaggcctggtagagatgcacaaaatcaacctatcgGGGTCAGCAATTGACCTCTGTACTTCTCGCTATCATGGGAAGTAagggaggccaatgggagaaactctcctgtgaatcttcctcactgagggcagccaggtaagttgattgcagataagtcaattctgtCTACACAATTGTTttgctagaattgcatgtctgcaatcgacttacctgcctagtatagatcAAATCATAGTAAGGTCTTGTCTGCATCAGACCTTTACATTACCATGATGGCTAACCTTGCTAGAGCAGCCCTAGGGATATTAAATTGACTCTAGTAGTATTCCCTCCTCTAGTCCTGGTTATTTGTGCACACAAAATGCTGTCGCTGCTATAACCAGAGGACGTAACATGCCATTAGAAAACTCAAGGCTTCCATGCAGAACTAAGGGCTACCTTGTTGCTGGGTTGGCCAACCCTTCTGTTCAGCAGCAGCTCCCTACCAGGTGAGCCAGCTAGTGGGTTCATAACTAAAACTGGTTTTCTTATGTAGCACATTGAGAGCGGGGCTTGCTTAATGGTCAATCTGAAATTGTAGTGGGAAGATGTTGCATAGGTTCACCCCTGCAGCATCTGGAGGAGGAAGTGtcaataacttatttcaaacctgCCTCTGCACACAGCATTACGCTGACAAAGCTGAGGCGTCATGATAGGGAGCCCTTTGTTCCTGGACATTTTAGTAGACTTCTCAAACTAGGACTTTGCACATGCGTCTGGCTGGTGGGGCTTGCCCCCCATGCTCAAGGTCTTACTCTATTTGGGGTTTAGGTAaaatttctccccctcccccccgactgGCAGACACCTGTCTTTtttaccttcctctgcagcataggGCTTGGGTCATGTGCAGATTTAAACTAGTGAAAAGGGCAGATTCTCTGGAACTGGAAGTCTTTAAATAATTATTTGAGGACTGCAGTCACTCAGCGAGAGATCAGAGGTTTGTTATGCGAGGGGGAGGATGCATTCTGTAGCCTGCAACGTGAAGGTCAGCTTTGATGGTAACGCTGGTTCCTTTTGACCTTTAACAGATGTTGTAGCATCTGTGGGCCAAGCTTACTGCTCTCACTAAGGGtttcttgtctctctctctctccaagctCCCTGGGtagcagcctcccttccccctccatgTCAGAGACCCCTTGCAACTACCCTTTCCCATCTTTTTTTGTCCCCACAAGAAGAGTTGGGAGGTCAACGTTAAACTCTCTTTGGCTGTTGTAAGGAAATTATTGCCATCAACAAGGGTGGGGTGTAGAATTGTTACTACATTACACACGCATTCCACCTTGTATTTGGTAAGAATAAAGTAGTAGTTTGTCTCCTCTTTGCAGTGAAAAAGACAAGATCACTACCAGGACCCTGAAAGCACGCATGGACTAGCCTCAGAAATACTTGTGGTTGTTTCACGAGactattttgactttttttttttttttttttttttttttttaataaataaactcTCTCCATTATTGTATTGGGTTTGCTTGTTCTTTACTCAGTACACTTGGTGAGAGAATTCAGTCTGAGTGTAACAAACTTATTACAAAACTACTCCTAATGAGACACTCTGGATTAATTTATTCTGCAGTTGACTTCCACCCCAATGCAAAGGTTAGATATTTGGAACAGTTAGCATTTTTGACCTTGGCTGATATCTAAGCGCATTGGCAAACTGCTTAAACGGGTGCTTTAAGGGTAGGTACCAGTATTATTTTACATTGTTTCCTAGGGTGCAGTGTCTCAGTTGCCCAGTTGTCTATACATTTGAAACCAGGCTCTTACACAAACACCTACTAGTGGTCTGCTCAGAACAAAACACAATTTCCTTTTGTCAATTTGCAGTTGTCTGTAAAACTGTACTTGGAATTGCAGCAGTAATAGGGGATAGGAAGCTAATTCTTGCACAGGTGGGCTTCAGTAAAAACAGGAAGACCAGAACTTAGACAACGAGGTACacaaatttttaaatttttatttttttttcctggctgagACTCATCTTGTAACATGCATGCGTTTCAAAACAGTATGTTTCTCAAATTGCTCCTAGCAAACAGACAAGCACAGAGGACTTaattcctatttttttaaaaaaacaaacagcagtgaaAATCTAGAATGCTCCATTTGTTTTAGTTTTAGATTAAACTTAATTTATTCACATTTTTTCAGTTGCACTGATTAGCTCCACCCCTGACCTGTAACAGGCTCATTTAGCATAGCTCAATCCAATTGCATTTAGTATCATACATCTAAACAAAGAACAGCACAAGATTAGAGTGGTTTAAGTTTACCACTCAGATCACAGATGTCCAAAACCTTGGCTTCCTTGACTCTGACTGGTGCTATCACACAGAGAATTCATTACGCATCAAGGAAAGTCAGTCCTGACTAGTATCAGCAATGCTGAAATCTGCCTGAAGGACAGGAACAGGTAGGCAAGTTGGAAGTGGTGCATTAACAGGCAAGAAGGGAGGGGATTGCAGTTTGTTTTCTAATTGTTACAATAACAATGTTTTCAGTCACGAGTTACAGGATGTTGCAGTTAGAGTTTCAGCACACACGCCTTGACCCTTGAAATGTTTGCCACCTAAAGTTTACAAAAACACTCCAACCTTCTTCCAGCAATGAGCGGGGCACCTCTTGGTACCTAGGACAGGCAGCTCTTCGTAGCTTTAGGCCAAAATACAATTCACCTAGCAAAAGACTTCTCCATaattaaatcacactatgattTCATGCCTCTTGTTTTACCTGGAGTTAGAACAC
The sequence above is a segment of the Carettochelys insculpta isolate YL-2023 chromosome 28, ASM3395843v1, whole genome shotgun sequence genome. Coding sequences within it:
- the PSMB3 gene encoding proteasome subunit beta type-3; this translates as MSIMSYNGGAVMAMKGKNCVAIASDRRFGIQAQMVTTDFQKIFPMGDRLYIGLAGLATDVQTVAQRLKFRLNLYELKEGRQIKPQTLMSMVANLLYEKRFGPYYTEPVIAGLDPLTYEPFICSLDLIGCPMITDDFVVSGTCSEQMYGMCESLWEPDMEPDHLFETISQAMLNAVDRDAVSGMGVIVHIIEKDKITTRTLKARMD